A single region of the Novipirellula aureliae genome encodes:
- a CDS encoding TolC family protein, with translation MRAALTRNTSTLRARRLLLSVLVAATSGCGIFDRIKPGPHDTVASYHDDYALRIEYPEVKTCSTAPSLAAQQTMEPMTLEDPSKIPALELSLDEAIRLAVQQSPVLRSIGGAIVTAPQTVSTIYDPALAHANPFSGTEAALSAFDAQWTQQLFWNTVDQPQNANFGGGIVGAFTPRVSQQTQATFNSSLSKQTAQGASFALRHVINYVDSNNPIRQFPSDYVGYLEAEWRQPLLQGSGTTFNRIAGPNSSIGQYNGVLIARVNEDVALADFESAVINLVADVELAYWELVVGYRILEANVKGRDAALQTFQYQQVRLEAGAGRSDEEAQAQSQYYQFRAQVEQALGGVTGLYAREQRLRYLIGLAATDGRLIKPTTEPTDVRVVFDWQSALGQALDRRVEVRRQRFNLQRREMELTAARLNRRPTLDFLGQYRWRGLGDDLLGDGDNGQLDNLYDSITSGDYQEWQAGLEFAMPVGLRAASVAVAHARLNLQRERALLAETELKVSHDLSDAGRQIALTYQLVETNFDRYQADLRQVDVLRRRYKDGTDNINFLLQAQRQVVASESEFYRALSNYNIAIRDFHRQKGSLLAYNQVQLSEGQWAAGALRDAYDVGRCLTPRLQPEEVCMPRPLTSGPFNPSAPQASMFSDEGMIYESDLPLAE, from the coding sequence ATGCGAGCCGCTCTAACTCGAAACACTAGTACTCTGCGAGCCCGTCGACTTCTGTTGTCGGTTCTGGTTGCAGCCACGTCGGGATGCGGGATTTTTGACCGAATCAAACCGGGGCCTCATGATACCGTCGCATCTTATCACGATGATTACGCGCTGCGGATCGAGTATCCAGAGGTCAAGACGTGTTCGACCGCACCCTCGCTAGCTGCCCAGCAAACGATGGAACCGATGACGCTCGAAGATCCATCGAAGATCCCTGCTCTCGAATTATCGCTTGACGAAGCGATTCGTTTGGCGGTTCAGCAAAGCCCAGTGCTACGTTCGATTGGTGGCGCGATCGTGACCGCTCCACAAACGGTCAGCACCATTTACGATCCCGCTTTGGCGCACGCAAATCCGTTTAGCGGTACCGAAGCGGCATTGTCAGCATTCGATGCACAATGGACACAGCAACTCTTTTGGAACACCGTTGACCAACCGCAAAATGCCAACTTCGGCGGTGGCATTGTGGGGGCGTTTACCCCGCGTGTGTCGCAACAAACTCAAGCGACCTTCAACAGCAGTTTGTCGAAACAGACGGCGCAAGGTGCTAGCTTCGCACTTCGCCACGTCATAAACTATGTCGACAGCAATAACCCCATTCGTCAATTCCCAAGTGACTACGTCGGATATTTGGAGGCGGAATGGCGGCAACCTCTGTTGCAAGGATCGGGAACCACCTTCAATCGAATCGCAGGTCCCAATTCATCGATCGGCCAGTACAACGGTGTCTTGATCGCTCGTGTGAACGAAGATGTCGCACTCGCTGATTTTGAATCAGCGGTGATCAATTTGGTTGCGGATGTGGAACTAGCGTATTGGGAGTTGGTGGTTGGCTATCGCATTTTGGAAGCCAATGTCAAAGGACGCGATGCGGCATTGCAGACTTTCCAGTACCAACAGGTTCGGCTTGAAGCGGGTGCGGGCCGCAGCGATGAAGAAGCTCAAGCACAATCCCAGTACTACCAATTCCGGGCTCAAGTTGAACAAGCACTCGGTGGTGTAACGGGTCTTTACGCTCGCGAGCAACGGCTTCGGTACTTGATCGGATTGGCGGCAACCGACGGACGTTTGATCAAACCGACGACGGAACCAACCGATGTCCGGGTGGTCTTTGATTGGCAAAGTGCTCTCGGACAAGCGCTCGATCGCCGCGTCGAAGTTCGCCGCCAACGCTTCAATCTACAACGTCGCGAAATGGAACTCACTGCCGCACGTTTGAACCGCCGTCCCACACTCGATTTCCTCGGACAATACCGCTGGCGTGGCCTTGGAGACGATTTGCTTGGAGATGGTGACAATGGCCAACTCGACAATCTCTACGACAGTATTACCAGCGGTGATTACCAAGAATGGCAAGCCGGACTTGAATTCGCTATGCCGGTCGGGCTGCGAGCGGCAAGTGTCGCGGTCGCTCATGCTCGCTTGAACTTACAACGTGAACGAGCATTGTTGGCCGAAACGGAACTAAAGGTCAGCCATGACTTGTCCGATGCGGGGCGTCAGATCGCCCTGACCTATCAGTTGGTCGAGACCAATTTTGATCGCTATCAAGCCGATCTCCGACAAGTGGATGTACTGCGTCGTCGCTACAAGGATGGTACCGATAACATCAACTTCCTGCTGCAAGCACAACGCCAGGTTGTCGCCAGTGAATCAGAGTTTTATCGAGCTCTCTCAAATTACAATATTGCGATACGTGATTTCCATCGACAAAAGGGATCACTTCTGGCCTACAACCAAGTCCAGTTGAGCGAAGGTCAATGGGCCGCTGGTGCACTGCGGGATGCCTACGACGTCGGACGCTGTTTGACGCCGCGGCTTCAACCAGAAGAGGTTTGTATGCCCCGACCGCTCACGAGCGGGCCATTCAATCCATCAGCCCCTCAAGCGTCCATGTTTTCCGACGAAGGTATGATCTACGAATCGGATCTACCCTTGGCAGAGTAG
- a CDS encoding CBS domain-containing protein, with the protein MKGLSMFAVKSAADFMRKKLITLAPESDVIESVAKLLKGNISGAPVVDPDGNFLGVFSEKCCMNALVEAVQVAEEAGLHLVRVREFMTKSLVTLTPEVDVFEAIDHILKRHISGAPVVDDQGRFLGIFSEKTAMQVLVSALHDHLPGTHVRSYMNTDTKRIIDEEDTLYEVAHRFQDTPYRRLPALKGEKLAGQVSRRDVLRAEHRLALDLATVAKKTKGNDRIQSAAAAKQVGPYMDCDAMTTRPETDMLSIAQLFLRSPYRRLPVIDQGKLVGQVSRRDLLEAAAEILRPKPRKRGPDTLYLSGIGGGVPESIK; encoded by the coding sequence ATGAAAGGCTTGTCTATGTTTGCTGTGAAAAGCGCCGCCGACTTTATGCGTAAAAAGTTGATTACGCTTGCGCCGGAGTCTGATGTCATTGAGAGTGTTGCCAAGCTACTCAAGGGCAATATTTCGGGCGCCCCCGTTGTCGATCCCGACGGTAATTTTCTCGGCGTGTTCAGCGAGAAGTGTTGCATGAACGCATTGGTCGAAGCGGTTCAAGTGGCCGAGGAAGCCGGTTTACATCTGGTACGTGTTCGCGAATTCATGACCAAGAGTCTGGTGACGCTCACTCCGGAAGTGGATGTCTTTGAAGCGATCGACCACATTCTGAAGCGGCACATTTCCGGTGCCCCTGTCGTCGACGACCAGGGTCGTTTTTTGGGCATCTTTTCTGAAAAGACTGCGATGCAAGTTTTGGTTTCGGCACTACACGATCATTTACCGGGTACTCATGTCCGCTCTTACATGAACACCGATACGAAACGCATCATTGATGAAGAAGATACGCTTTACGAAGTTGCCCATCGGTTTCAGGATACGCCGTATCGGCGTTTGCCTGCGCTGAAAGGTGAGAAGTTGGCCGGGCAAGTAAGTCGTCGAGACGTTCTGCGAGCCGAGCATCGTTTGGCTTTGGATTTGGCGACGGTCGCCAAGAAAACCAAGGGAAATGATCGCATTCAATCAGCTGCAGCAGCGAAGCAAGTTGGTCCCTACATGGACTGCGATGCGATGACGACAAGGCCGGAAACCGATATGCTGAGCATCGCCCAGTTATTCCTCCGTTCGCCCTATCGCCGTTTGCCTGTGATCGATCAAGGCAAATTGGTTGGACAAGTAAGTCGCCGTGACCTACTTGAGGCCGCCGCTGAAATCCTCAGGCCGAAACCTCGCAAGCGTGGTCCCGATACACTCTATCTAAGCGGTATCGGCGGGGGCGTCCCCGAGTCGATCAAATAG
- a CDS encoding zinc ribbon domain-containing protein translates to MLNRTSIEISTELLRTLHRIHRQLTDLRSQLDRGPRQIKAGEAMVVRSAAAIAEIEERRKKAILASDEKQLQLQTRELHIEELKAKLNIAGSNREFSLLKDQIAADEQANLVLSDEIFEGLERIDSIDQELAKAQAEWQEQQADQQQRVADVDAKMKTLTVELHRVEAELEESEKQIPAAVKADYQRMVRAKGEEALAPTDGGSCGGCNQTLTTQLISTVQLSQLVRCPNCNAFLYLPENRRP, encoded by the coding sequence ATGTTGAACCGCACCTCGATTGAAATTAGTACCGAACTGCTACGAACGCTGCATCGAATTCATCGACAATTGACTGACCTGCGCAGTCAACTCGATCGCGGGCCGCGACAAATCAAAGCGGGCGAGGCGATGGTCGTCCGATCCGCCGCCGCGATAGCCGAAATCGAGGAGCGACGAAAAAAAGCGATCCTTGCTTCGGATGAAAAACAATTGCAATTGCAAACTCGCGAATTGCATATCGAGGAGTTGAAGGCGAAACTCAATATCGCTGGCAGCAATCGTGAGTTCTCGCTCTTGAAGGATCAAATTGCCGCCGATGAACAGGCTAATTTGGTTCTCAGCGACGAGATTTTTGAGGGTCTCGAAAGGATCGATTCGATCGATCAAGAGCTGGCCAAAGCACAAGCCGAATGGCAAGAACAACAAGCGGACCAACAACAGCGTGTCGCCGACGTCGACGCGAAAATGAAAACGCTGACCGTTGAATTGCATCGTGTCGAAGCGGAATTGGAAGAGTCCGAGAAGCAGATTCCGGCGGCTGTCAAGGCAGACTATCAAAGAATGGTCCGAGCTAAGGGGGAAGAAGCTCTCGCGCCTACCGACGGCGGATCGTGTGGTGGATGCAATCAAACATTGACCACACAGCTGATTAGCACGGTCCAATTGTCCCAGCTCGTCCGCTGTCCCAATTGCAATGCCTTCTTGTACCTGCCCGAAAATCGCCGCCCCTGA
- a CDS encoding sigma-70 family RNA polymerase sigma factor, whose translation MFDTLLDEFDDVTVQSTEAVTGGFRKLPVEDNDDNDAAVAMASAAEGDVQLESPDELLAGDESETWSDDPVRMYLTQMGEIPLLTRKQEIELAKRIEETRRRFRTKLLENHYVLIEAYKTLKKVYRGQLPFDRTVQVSVTDCLEKEQIVGRLPHNLRTLQTLLRRNRHDWKVALSKSSSQRRRAEAWRALARRRRRAVRLIEELGLRTQRIETRIDLLEKFSFRLSEIDDLINEQKRTKHGREVRERLLHERRQILTACQETPTSLRNRVVMLNKVYAEYQQAKRELSEGNLRLVVSIAKKYRNRGLSFLDLIQEGNAGLMRAVDKFEYRRGFKFCTYATWWIRQAITRAVADQSRTIRIPVHMVETMSRVRNVARQLLQELGREPSIEETARRADVTVEEARRVLTMSRFPISLDRPVGNSEDSQFGDLLPDGTAESPQIGAAQEMLRDRITNVLRSLSYREREIIKLRYGLGDGYSYTLEEVGHIFKVTRERIRQIEAKAVRKLQQPSRSQDLVGFLD comes from the coding sequence TTGTTCGATACACTATTGGACGAATTCGACGACGTTACCGTCCAAAGCACCGAGGCCGTCACCGGAGGTTTCCGCAAATTGCCGGTTGAGGACAACGACGACAACGACGCCGCTGTCGCGATGGCTTCCGCTGCAGAGGGAGACGTTCAATTAGAAAGCCCTGATGAATTGCTCGCTGGTGACGAGTCCGAAACATGGTCTGACGATCCGGTTCGCATGTATTTGACCCAGATGGGTGAAATACCGCTCTTGACTCGCAAGCAAGAAATTGAACTCGCCAAGCGCATTGAAGAGACTCGCCGTCGATTTCGCACCAAGCTACTCGAAAACCACTACGTACTGATCGAAGCGTACAAAACGCTAAAGAAAGTTTACCGTGGCCAATTGCCGTTCGATCGTACGGTTCAAGTTTCCGTCACCGATTGTCTCGAGAAAGAGCAGATCGTTGGGCGTTTACCGCATAACCTGCGCACCCTGCAAACCCTGCTACGACGTAACCGACATGATTGGAAAGTCGCCCTCAGCAAGAGCAGCTCTCAACGTCGGCGGGCCGAAGCTTGGCGAGCACTTGCTCGGCGCAGACGCCGTGCGGTTCGGTTGATTGAAGAACTCGGCTTGCGGACCCAGCGAATCGAAACACGAATCGACCTGCTTGAGAAGTTCTCGTTCCGCTTGAGTGAAATCGATGATCTAATCAATGAGCAAAAACGGACCAAACATGGTCGCGAAGTTCGCGAGCGTCTGCTGCACGAACGTCGGCAAATCTTGACCGCTTGCCAGGAAACGCCGACCTCCCTGCGCAACCGTGTCGTAATGCTCAACAAGGTCTACGCCGAGTACCAACAAGCCAAGCGGGAACTAAGTGAAGGCAACCTCCGATTGGTTGTTTCGATCGCTAAAAAGTATCGTAACCGCGGCTTGTCCTTCTTGGATTTGATCCAAGAGGGTAATGCTGGGTTAATGCGTGCCGTCGACAAGTTCGAGTATCGTCGAGGCTTTAAATTCTGTACCTATGCAACATGGTGGATTCGCCAAGCAATCACGCGAGCGGTCGCCGACCAAAGCCGTACGATTCGAATCCCCGTCCACATGGTGGAAACGATGAGTCGGGTGCGCAATGTCGCGCGTCAATTGCTGCAAGAACTCGGTCGTGAACCTTCGATCGAAGAAACCGCACGACGGGCCGATGTGACCGTTGAAGAAGCTCGTCGTGTTTTGACGATGAGTCGTTTCCCGATTTCTCTCGACCGCCCCGTCGGCAATAGCGAGGACAGCCAATTCGGTGACCTGCTTCCCGATGGAACCGCTGAAAGTCCGCAAATCGGTGCGGCTCAAGAGATGTTGCGTGATCGAATTACGAATGTTTTACGCTCTTTGTCGTATCGCGAACGTGAAATCATCAAACTCCGGTATGGACTCGGTGACGGCTACAGCTATACGCTCGAAGAAGTCGGGCATATCTTCAAGGTGACCCGCGAGCGGATTCGGCAAATCGAAGCCAAAGCCGTTCGCAAGCTACAACAGCCGAGCCGTAGCCAAGACCTCGTTGGCTTTCTCGATTAG
- a CDS encoding class I SAM-dependent methyltransferase: MTEILNESIYDHPKYYDLVFGADCAAEVKFIQACGKQWMNRQPKKLFEPACGTGRLLNALAKKGFEVAGLDLNPKAVAFCNERFKRHGLQESVFVADMADFTTKKTFDLAFNTINSFRHLATERSARAHLQCLGKTIRKGGLYLLGIHLTPTAVTPSETESWSARRGHLSINTHMWTNDRNTKTRMERFGIRFDVHRPSGSIRIEDELVLRSYTPKQMDRLIASSGCWETIATYDFGYDIDEPIDVDSTTEDVIYVLRRTG; encoded by the coding sequence GTGACTGAAATTTTAAACGAGTCAATTTACGATCACCCCAAGTACTATGACTTGGTTTTCGGCGCCGATTGTGCGGCGGAAGTCAAGTTCATTCAAGCTTGTGGTAAACAGTGGATGAACCGGCAGCCGAAAAAGTTGTTCGAGCCAGCTTGTGGGACCGGACGGCTTCTCAATGCTTTGGCGAAGAAAGGTTTCGAAGTCGCGGGACTCGACTTGAACCCCAAAGCGGTTGCATTTTGCAATGAGCGATTCAAGCGTCATGGACTTCAAGAGAGCGTCTTCGTTGCTGACATGGCTGATTTCACCACGAAAAAGACTTTCGATTTAGCGTTTAACACCATCAATAGTTTTCGGCATCTTGCGACGGAGCGATCGGCTCGGGCCCATTTACAATGCTTGGGCAAAACGATCCGAAAGGGCGGTCTTTACCTTTTGGGGATCCATTTGACGCCGACCGCTGTGACCCCAAGTGAAACGGAATCCTGGTCCGCTCGCCGTGGCCACCTGTCCATCAACACTCACATGTGGACCAATGACCGTAACACAAAGACGCGAATGGAGCGTTTTGGCATCCGTTTTGATGTGCATCGACCATCCGGAAGCATTCGGATTGAAGATGAATTGGTATTGAGGAGTTACACGCCGAAGCAGATGGACCGGCTGATCGCTTCATCGGGTTGCTGGGAAACGATTGCGACGTATGATTTTGGATATGACATCGACGAGCCCATTGATGTTGACTCGACGACCGAGGACGTCATCTACGTGCTGCGGCGGACGGGCTGA
- a CDS encoding DinB family protein — protein MNTSSNLPTQSDATVMLRSAIGQIQFARNYTLELLDSIPREMWFAIPNGLPTNVAWQLGHLTVSEYGLLMFRLRGREPEDLELIPGRFRKAYGRESVPSADSTKQPSADELLERLATVHERSLAGLEGIDPAVLLEPIEMPYAAYPIKLGGILFCPIHEGIHAGQLGVLRRAHGLPPVR, from the coding sequence ATGAACACTTCCTCAAACCTTCCAACGCAATCCGACGCCACCGTGATGTTGCGGTCTGCGATTGGTCAAATTCAATTCGCCCGAAACTATACGCTGGAACTTCTCGACTCGATTCCTCGAGAAATGTGGTTTGCAATCCCCAACGGCTTGCCGACAAATGTTGCGTGGCAGTTGGGGCATTTGACCGTTAGCGAGTATGGGTTATTAATGTTTCGGTTACGAGGCCGCGAGCCTGAGGACCTGGAACTGATTCCCGGTCGCTTCCGCAAAGCCTATGGTCGCGAATCGGTCCCCAGCGCTGACTCAACCAAACAGCCAAGCGCCGACGAATTGCTTGAGCGGCTAGCGACCGTGCATGAGCGTTCGCTGGCCGGTCTTGAGGGTATCGATCCGGCAGTATTGCTGGAACCGATCGAGATGCCCTATGCGGCCTACCCAATTAAACTTGGTGGCATTTTGTTCTGCCCCATCCATGAGGGAATTCACGCGGGCCAACTTGGCGTTCTACGCCGCGCTCATGGCCTGCCACCTGTCCGCTGA